A segment of the Bordetella flabilis genome:
ACCGGCTGATCGCCGCGGCGCATGAGGACGAGGTGCTGCATGGCTGAGCCGCGCCTGCGCCGCACCTTGCTGATGACACCGGGCAACCGCGAGGACCGCCTGCGCAAGGCCGCATCCTACGCCGCCGACGCCCTGGTCTATGACCTGGAAGACAGCGTGCCGCCCGCCGAAAAGCCGCGCGCCCGGGCATGCGTCAACGCGGTGCTGGGCACGCTGGCAGACGACGGCCGCGAACGCTGCGTGCGCATCAATGCCCTGGACACGCCCCATGGCATGGACGACCTGCAGGCCCTGCCCTACGACCGCATCGATTCCATCATGGTGCCCAAGGTGGAATCCGCGGATGCATTGCGTGATATCGATGCGCGCCTGAGGCGGCTCAGGGTCGACCACGGCCGTGCGCGGCCCATCGAGATCATCGCGCTTGTGGAGACGCCGCGCGGCATCCTGAAGGCGCTCGAGATCGCCGACGCCTCGCCACGGACGACGGCCCTGTTCTTCGGCTCCGGCGACTACACCTCCGCGCTGGGAGCCACGGTGTCGTCCGTTACGCTGCATCACCCGCGCGCGGTCATCGCGGCGGCCGCGGCCGCCGCGGGCCTGCAAGCCATCGACGCCGCCTTCTTCCTGGACGTGAAAAATGCCCAGGCCACGCGCGAGGACGCGCTGGAGGCACGCGCCTTGGGCTTCGCCGGCAAGGTCGTCTTCCACCCCAACCAGATCGCGGCGGTCAACGAAGTGTTCTCGCCCTCCACGGCGGACATCGAACGCGCCCGCCGTATCGTGGCCGCGCACGAAGAACAACTGCAACGCGGGCATG
Coding sequences within it:
- a CDS encoding HpcH/HpaI aldolase/citrate lyase family protein; this encodes MAEPRLRRTLLMTPGNREDRLRKAASYAADALVYDLEDSVPPAEKPRARACVNAVLGTLADDGRERCVRINALDTPHGMDDLQALPYDRIDSIMVPKVESADALRDIDARLRRLRVDHGRARPIEIIALVETPRGILKALEIADASPRTTALFFGSGDYTSALGATVSSVTLHHPRAVIAAAAAAAGLQAIDAAFFLDVKNAQATREDALEARALGFAGKVVFHPNQIAAVNEVFSPSTADIERARRIVAAHEEQLQRGHGTGVADGIFVAVDLVPPARRLLQLAEMLAQRERRTAPNPTSRAQP